Proteins from a genomic interval of Niabella soli DSM 19437:
- a CDS encoding response regulator, giving the protein MNTDNPYSTGAPQIINVCIIEDDEIIRKGYVRLLEADEFFFTSGDYGSVEEALSGLEANRPDVILLDIQLPGIKGVDALPEIKKRLPQTQIIMLTVYESAELVFTALKNGASGYLTKNTSFNKIKEHIKEVVKGGGVMSANIAMLVMRHFQKNINTPLTKRETEILECVADGKSRSKIATELFIDLETVKSHIKNIYHKLNVNSRDEAIKVARKDRYI; this is encoded by the coding sequence ATGAATACCGATAACCCATATAGTACCGGAGCCCCGCAGATCATTAATGTATGTATCATAGAAGATGATGAAATCATCCGGAAGGGATACGTGAGGCTTTTAGAAGCCGACGAATTTTTTTTTACGTCCGGAGACTATGGATCGGTTGAAGAAGCGCTAAGCGGCCTGGAGGCAAACCGGCCGGATGTTATTTTACTCGATATTCAACTGCCGGGGATCAAAGGCGTGGATGCGTTACCCGAAATCAAAAAAAGACTGCCACAAACACAAATTATTATGCTTACCGTATATGAATCAGCGGAACTGGTTTTTACGGCATTAAAAAACGGCGCTTCAGGATATCTTACTAAAAACACTTCTTTTAATAAAATAAAAGAGCATATTAAAGAGGTGGTAAAAGGCGGGGGTGTTATGAGCGCCAATATAGCCATGCTGGTAATGAGGCATTTTCAAAAAAATATAAATACCCCTTTAACCAAAAGGGAAACGGAAATCCTTGAATGTGTTGCAGATGGAAAAAGCCGTTCAAAAATTGCAACCGAATTATTTATTGATCTGGAAACAGTAAAATCGCACATCAAAAATATCTATCACAAATTAAATGTCAACTCCCGTGATGAGGCCATAAAAGTGGCCCGGAAAGACCGGTATATCTGA
- a CDS encoding inorganic phosphate transporter — translation MFSLLIVIVALALIFDYINGFHDAANSIATIVSTKVLTPFQAVLWAAFWNFVAFFVFKDHKVADTIAKTVKPEFLDFDLVVILAAVIAAILWNLFTWWFGIPSSSSHTLIGGLIGAAIAKAHTFNVIVMANFIKTVVFIFLSPLIGMLLAFLITLGIYWICRNKNPYSTDKWFKRLQLVSSAAFSLGHGGNDAQKVMGLISVVILYHGVQTGTMSADVDPKSILMSHAWIPIACYSAIALGTMSGGWKIVKTMGTKITKVTPLEGVAAETAAASTLILTEGMGIPVSTTHTVTGAIIGVGATKRLSAVRWGVTINLLIAWILTIPVSAVVAGIVYYVIKLFM, via the coding sequence ATGTTCTCCTTACTTATAGTTATTGTTGCATTGGCGCTGATCTTTGATTATATCAACGGATTTCATGATGCCGCCAATTCTATTGCAACAATTGTTTCCACCAAAGTACTAACGCCCTTTCAGGCCGTATTATGGGCCGCATTCTGGAACTTTGTTGCTTTTTTTGTTTTTAAAGACCATAAAGTTGCCGATACCATCGCTAAAACAGTAAAACCGGAATTTCTTGATTTTGACCTGGTCGTAATACTGGCAGCAGTGATCGCCGCCATCCTGTGGAACCTGTTTACCTGGTGGTTTGGTATTCCGTCGAGCTCCTCCCACACGTTGATCGGAGGTTTAATAGGCGCCGCCATCGCCAAAGCTCATACTTTTAATGTTATTGTGATGGCCAATTTTATAAAAACAGTGGTCTTCATCTTTCTTTCTCCGCTGATCGGCATGCTGCTGGCGTTCCTGATCACCCTTGGCATTTACTGGATCTGCAGAAATAAAAATCCCTACAGCACCGACAAATGGTTTAAACGGCTGCAGCTAGTGTCCTCCGCAGCCTTTAGCCTGGGCCATGGTGGTAACGACGCGCAAAAAGTAATGGGACTTATTTCTGTAGTGATTCTTTATCATGGTGTGCAAACAGGAACTATGAGCGCAGATGTTGATCCGAAAAGCATCCTGATGTCACATGCCTGGATCCCCATCGCCTGCTATAGCGCTATTGCCCTGGGCACCATGAGCGGGGGCTGGAAGATCGTAAAAACCATGGGAACAAAGATCACCAAAGTAACCCCGCTGGAAGGCGTGGCCGCAGAAACGGCAGCAGCCTCTACCCTTATCCTTACCGAAGGCATGGGTATCCCCGTAAGTACCACCCATACCGTAACCGGAGCCATTATAGGGGTGGGCGCCACCAAACGCCTGTCTGCCGTACGCTGGGGCGTTACCATCAACCTGTTAATAGCCTGGATCCTGACCATTCCGGTTAGTGCCGTGGTTGCAGGGATCGTTTATTATGTGATCAAATTATTTATGTAA
- a CDS encoding ligand-binding sensor domain-containing protein has translation MIQLSARISRIVLICFALQTAQAQQLPLENFNVNNGLSQSQVTSIAQDIRNYLWIGTAAGLNRFDGVHFTSFSKKDGINSNSITALYSSRKGDIWIGTTKGLSKYDGYRFQNLQTPEENPFVSFDAIAEDASGNIYAYSAWQGIFIVKGDKVIRLNTPEKNKTPTCVYCDSKNRLWVYINGAGFYTLLNEQWTKEPDMAGLRRHEFIRQLTEGKDAFYAITNQRALLKIKDGVLIQRKETSGFFLNACVDDGNNLWVASSKGIIVLDGGDLSFKKEINARNGLSDNMIHTIYKDADNNFWIGSDGDGLFKYCEGPFVKYDKNTGLAGNIVMGFSKTKEGSILLGTREGGLQQYDRQTKTFHRIDYARHSSYGINCMGSDGRGTIYIGTTDNRLLQINAGRVAEIPLEKKYRPGIYTIKPYGNRVLVHTTMGGYWIDGVTATKFEGTTGLVNSIELDDDAILLAGDNGMYRYSRRKHDFKKLYIQGIDDDITISCFERTGNYIVIGSFGDGLFFWDPVANKVLPCSRDNGLKDNNVFTLMKDSGGKLWVGTSSGMQWVRLNDNLKSFDVKQFNISDGYEPSETNLNAILEDGEQNVWIGTTKGAFIYNPLPEKKDNIRRPVVVLEGVDYPGFKAAGSGTFSAWEHLPLNPEIAFDNNSISFSFKGICLRDPSAFLYSYRLDGFDAGFSSFRSETTLNYKNLPPGQYIFKVKAFTREGIASANTVAYPFTIITPYYKTTWFKGLIVVALILVGGGIQLLYANEKRKRHKEIRKIKEQEQQKIREQTAADFHDELGNKLTRISLLADVLQHKTDPQDEDKNKIISQIKLNALGLYTGTKEIIWSLSRESDNLNDVLTTIRQTGVELFSDTEVQFEFTGLAGMEPGIKIPPGHNRNIIMIFKELLSNSMRHAQATKVVIVCRKESPGAVGVYFTDDGVGFDKELLTGNGLSNIKRRADKIGGHITITSVKHQGTSCSLIFNILPN, from the coding sequence ATGATACAACTGTCTGCAAGGATTAGCCGGATTGTCCTGATTTGCTTTGCGTTGCAAACGGCGCAGGCACAACAGTTGCCACTTGAGAACTTCAATGTTAATAATGGGCTGAGCCAATCCCAGGTAACCAGCATTGCACAGGACATCCGGAACTATTTATGGATAGGAACGGCGGCGGGTCTGAACCGTTTTGATGGAGTGCATTTTACAAGCTTTTCAAAAAAGGACGGCATTAATTCGAATAGCATCACGGCGCTGTATAGCTCACGCAAGGGAGACATATGGATCGGGACAACAAAAGGACTTTCTAAATATGATGGATACCGGTTCCAAAACCTGCAAACGCCGGAAGAGAACCCGTTTGTAAGTTTTGATGCCATTGCGGAAGATGCGTCGGGAAATATTTATGCATATAGTGCCTGGCAGGGAATATTTATTGTAAAGGGGGATAAGGTTATCCGGCTCAATACTCCTGAAAAAAACAAAACCCCTACCTGTGTATACTGCGACAGTAAGAACCGCTTGTGGGTGTATATAAATGGAGCCGGTTTTTACACTTTGCTGAATGAACAGTGGACGAAAGAGCCGGATATGGCGGGTCTCCGGAGGCATGAATTTATCCGGCAGTTAACAGAGGGAAAAGACGCTTTTTACGCCATAACCAACCAACGGGCACTTTTAAAAATTAAGGATGGAGTACTTATTCAAAGAAAGGAAACCTCAGGTTTTTTTCTGAATGCCTGTGTTGATGATGGTAATAATCTTTGGGTGGCATCGTCAAAAGGTATTATTGTTCTGGATGGGGGCGACCTTTCATTTAAAAAAGAGATCAATGCGCGCAACGGCCTGTCGGATAATATGATTCATACTATTTATAAGGATGCTGATAACAATTTCTGGATAGGTTCTGATGGCGACGGGTTGTTTAAATACTGCGAAGGCCCGTTTGTGAAGTATGATAAAAATACAGGGCTGGCAGGCAATATTGTAATGGGGTTTTCAAAAACAAAAGAGGGGAGCATCCTGCTGGGCACAAGAGAAGGCGGATTGCAGCAATACGATCGCCAAACAAAAACATTTCACCGTATCGATTACGCGCGGCATAGCAGCTACGGAATTAATTGTATGGGCTCTGACGGCCGGGGAACGATCTATATCGGAACAACGGATAACCGGCTGTTACAGATAAACGCAGGGCGGGTGGCAGAGATACCGCTCGAAAAAAAATACCGTCCGGGAATTTATACCATCAAGCCTTATGGCAACCGGGTACTGGTGCATACAACAATGGGGGGCTATTGGATCGATGGGGTAACCGCTACAAAATTTGAAGGCACCACGGGGCTTGTTAATTCTATTGAACTAGATGATGATGCAATACTATTGGCGGGAGATAACGGAATGTATCGTTATTCCCGGCGGAAACATGATTTTAAAAAATTGTATATCCAGGGTATAGATGACGATATAACGATTTCCTGTTTTGAGCGTACCGGTAACTACATTGTGATCGGCAGTTTCGGAGATGGTCTCTTTTTTTGGGATCCGGTTGCAAACAAAGTGTTGCCCTGTAGCCGGGATAACGGGTTGAAGGATAATAACGTTTTTACACTAATGAAGGATTCCGGCGGGAAGCTGTGGGTGGGAACCAGTTCCGGAATGCAATGGGTGCGGTTGAATGATAATTTAAAAAGCTTCGATGTAAAGCAATTCAATATTAGCGATGGCTATGAGCCCTCAGAAACAAATCTGAATGCGATACTTGAAGATGGGGAACAGAATGTTTGGATCGGTACTACAAAAGGAGCTTTTATATACAATCCGTTACCTGAAAAAAAGGATAATATAAGGAGGCCGGTTGTGGTTCTTGAGGGCGTGGATTATCCGGGCTTCAAAGCGGCTGGTTCGGGTACTTTTTCGGCATGGGAGCATTTGCCGTTGAACCCGGAAATCGCATTTGACAATAACAGCATTTCCTTCAGTTTTAAGGGGATTTGCCTGCGCGATCCGTCCGCATTTTTATATTCCTATCGGTTGGATGGTTTTGACGCCGGCTTTTCATCGTTTCGCTCCGAAACAACATTAAACTATAAAAACCTTCCGCCAGGTCAGTATATTTTTAAAGTGAAAGCTTTTACCAGGGAGGGCATAGCCTCTGCAAATACGGTTGCGTATCCCTTTACCATTATTACGCCCTATTATAAAACCACCTGGTTCAAAGGGCTGATAGTGGTAGCGTTAATATTGGTTGGCGGAGGCATCCAGTTGCTATATGCAAATGAGAAACGTAAGAGGCATAAAGAGATCCGTAAAATTAAAGAACAGGAGCAACAAAAAATAAGAGAGCAAACGGCTGCGGATTTTCATGATGAGCTGGGGAATAAATTAACCAGGATATCCTTGCTGGCGGATGTACTGCAACATAAAACAGATCCACAAGATGAAGACAAAAATAAAATCATCAGCCAGATAAAATTAAATGCCCTGGGACTTTATACCGGTACAAAAGAAATTATCTGGTCTTTGTCCAGGGAAAGCGATAACCTGAATGATGTACTGACTACGATCCGGCAAACCGGCGTGGAACTATTTAGCGATACGGAGGTTCAGTTTGAGTTTACAGGTCTTGCCGGTATGGAGCCGGGAATAAAAATCCCCCCCGGCCACAACCGCAATATCATCATGATCTTTAAGGAGCTGCTGAGTAACAGCATGCGGCATGCGCAGGCAACAAAAGTAGTTATAGTCTGCCGCAAAGAAAGCCCGGGCGCTGTGGGCGTTTATTTTACAGACGATGGTGTGGGGTTTGACAAAGAGTTGCTTACCGGTAACGGGCTAAGCAATATCAAACGCAGGGCCGATAAAATCGGCGGGCATATTACCATTACTTCCGTAAAGCACCAGGGGACCTCCTGTTCTTTAATTTTTAATATACTGCCAAATTAA
- a CDS encoding ORF6N domain-containing protein — protein MKALIINDESVINKIYTLRGQKVMLDRDLAAMYGVETRRLNEQVKRNAARFPENFMFKLTDAEADLMVSQNAIPSKQVLGGSMPNAFTEHGVLMLANVLKSSKAIEVSIKIVDIFVRLREALLANQDILLKLEQLDKKIINIGHDVKMHDGEIETIFELIKEIMEEKLRPRPATRSALKQMPLSPECILFLLRPSPFSVSPFKTI, from the coding sequence ATGAAAGCACTGATAATCAATGACGAAAGTGTAATTAATAAGATTTATACGCTAAGAGGACAAAAAGTAATGCTGGACAGAGATCTGGCTGCAATGTATGGCGTGGAAACAAGAAGATTGAATGAACAGGTAAAACGCAATGCTGCTCGTTTTCCCGAAAATTTTATGTTTAAACTTACTGATGCCGAGGCGGATTTAATGGTGTCGCAAAATGCGATACCATCTAAGCAAGTATTGGGCGGGTCGATGCCCAATGCGTTTACCGAACATGGGGTATTGATGCTGGCGAATGTTTTAAAAAGCAGCAAGGCCATAGAGGTAAGCATAAAAATCGTTGATATTTTTGTCCGGCTGCGTGAAGCACTGCTTGCCAATCAGGATATATTACTAAAATTAGAGCAACTGGATAAAAAGATTATCAATATTGGACATGATGTAAAAATGCACGACGGCGAAATCGAAACTATTTTTGAGTTAATCAAAGAAATAATGGAAGAAAAGTTAAGGCCCCGGCCCGCAACCCGATCGGCTTTAAAACAGATGCCGCTGAGTCCTGAGTGTATACTCTTCTTGTTGCGTCCCTCCCCTTTTTCCGTTTCTCCTTTTAAAACCATTTAA
- a CDS encoding DUF47 domain-containing protein produces MGLNSFIKLFTPKNTVFFELFEKISNNVALMGTLIKKFASEPDPDKRNAYVQQIIDLEHDNDELTHNVFTELGRNFITPFDREDIHFLATSLDDIADYIYSAVKKIKLYRVNPNETGILKMVELIEAATEQVRIVVMELRDMKKIRDITEGLIKINSIENQADDVFDLSIEKLFDTESDAKEVIKKRDIFQVMETVTDKCEDAGNVIESIIIKYA; encoded by the coding sequence ATGGGATTAAATTCATTTATTAAACTGTTCACACCCAAAAACACTGTTTTTTTTGAGCTGTTTGAAAAAATTTCAAACAATGTGGCCCTGATGGGGACTCTTATTAAAAAATTTGCTTCGGAACCTGATCCGGACAAAAGAAATGCCTATGTACAGCAGATCATTGACCTGGAGCACGATAATGACGAACTGACGCACAATGTGTTTACAGAACTGGGGCGCAACTTCATTACGCCTTTCGACCGGGAAGACATCCACTTTCTTGCCACCTCGCTTGATGATATTGCCGATTATATTTATTCCGCCGTTAAAAAGATCAAGCTCTACCGCGTGAATCCCAATGAAACGGGCATTTTAAAAATGGTGGAACTGATAGAAGCTGCTACAGAACAGGTAAGAATAGTGGTAATGGAGCTGCGGGATATGAAAAAGATACGGGATATTACGGAAGGCCTGATCAAAATAAACAGTATAGAGAACCAGGCAGATGATGTATTTGACCTGAGCATTGAAAAACTATTTGATACGGAATCGGACGCAAAAGAAGTGATCAAAAAAAGGGACATTTTCCAGGTGATGGAAACAGTAACGGATAAGTGTGAGGACGCCGGTAACGTCATTGAATCCATTATTATCAAATACGCGTAA
- a CDS encoding PadR family transcriptional regulator → MNIDNTQSQMRKGILEFCILSVIKRGEAYPSDILEEMRAAGLQILEGTLYPLLTRLKNAEMLTYRWEESSSGPPRKYFSLTEKGEQFYKELEQTWNELSVAVNTLSNKTL, encoded by the coding sequence ATGAATATTGATAATACACAAAGCCAGATGCGGAAAGGGATTTTAGAGTTCTGCATTCTTTCCGTGATCAAAAGAGGGGAGGCTTACCCCAGCGATATCCTGGAGGAAATGCGCGCCGCGGGTTTACAGATCCTGGAGGGTACACTTTATCCCCTGCTTACCCGGCTGAAAAATGCGGAAATGCTTACGTATCGCTGGGAAGAAAGCAGCAGCGGGCCACCCCGGAAATATTTTTCCCTTACCGAAAAAGGAGAGCAGTTCTATAAAGAACTGGAGCAAACCTGGAACGAACTTTCTGTAGCCGTAAATACCCTAAGCAATAAAACCCTGTAA
- the galE gene encoding UDP-glucose 4-epimerase GalE — MSKILVTGGSGYIGSHTIVDLIENGYDVISVDNNSRSQPFILDRVENITGKKIKNYKVDLCDFDDTHAIFMENPDITGIIHFAAYKAVGESVEMPLVYYENNLNSLLNVLKCARDFSTPYFVFSSSCTVYGNPDKIPVVETTPTKPAESPYGATKQMGEQILTDFAKVFDTNVIALRYFNPVGAHPSIEIGEVPIGRPQNLVPAITQTAIGKLPKMTVFGDDYDTRDGSCVRDFIHVSDIAHAHTLAIKYLEEVKNKSNYEIFNLGTGNGVTVLEAIRSFEKVSGVKLNYEIGPRRPGDVIAIYANNDHAVNTLGWEIKYGLDAMMETAWKWEQQLSKEKQA, encoded by the coding sequence ATGAGTAAGATTTTAGTAACCGGGGGTAGTGGGTATATAGGATCACATACCATTGTTGATTTAATTGAAAACGGATACGATGTAATATCTGTTGATAATAACAGCCGTTCCCAGCCTTTTATTTTAGACCGGGTCGAAAACATCACGGGTAAAAAGATAAAAAATTACAAAGTGGATCTTTGCGATTTTGATGATACCCATGCTATTTTTATGGAAAACCCGGACATTACCGGGATCATTCATTTTGCCGCTTACAAAGCGGTGGGCGAATCAGTAGAAATGCCCTTGGTATACTACGAGAATAATCTGAACTCTTTACTAAATGTTTTAAAGTGCGCCCGCGATTTTAGTACGCCGTATTTTGTTTTCTCGTCCTCTTGCACGGTTTACGGCAACCCCGATAAAATTCCGGTAGTGGAGACAACTCCTACCAAACCGGCAGAATCTCCTTATGGCGCCACTAAACAAATGGGTGAGCAGATCCTGACCGATTTTGCAAAAGTGTTTGACACCAATGTGATCGCATTGCGTTATTTTAACCCGGTAGGTGCGCACCCCTCTATCGAAATTGGGGAAGTGCCCATTGGCCGCCCGCAAAACCTGGTGCCGGCCATTACGCAAACCGCTATTGGCAAATTACCCAAAATGACGGTTTTTGGCGACGATTATGATACCCGCGACGGCTCCTGTGTACGGGATTTTATTCACGTAAGTGATATTGCCCATGCGCATACCCTGGCCATCAAATACCTGGAAGAGGTAAAGAATAAGTCCAATTACGAGATCTTCAACCTGGGCACCGGCAATGGCGTTACCGTTTTAGAGGCGATACGATCATTTGAAAAAGTAAGCGGGGTAAAACTGAATTATGAAATCGGCCCGCGCCGCCCGGGGGATGTTATTGCCATTTACGCCAATAATGACCATGCGGTTAATACACTTGGATGGGAAATCAAATATGGCCTGGACGCTATGATGGAGACGGCCTGGAAATGGGAGCAGCAACTGTCAAAGGAAAAACAGGCGTAA
- a CDS encoding mandelate racemase/muconate lactonizing enzyme family protein, with protein sequence MQQLTITNITCYKLFIPLKEPFIISLGPLYNAESVLVKIETNAGITGWGECSPFMTINGESADTGLVVSRYFEQVLRGKDPLDIPGRIADMDGVIYGNKSIKSAFDMALYDIAAKHAGLPLYAFLGGNKNKQIVTDYTVSVGAPSKMAADAAKIKGQGFPVIKVKIGKGGAEDVKRIQAIREAVGYDIPLRVDANQGWDTEEAIATLKALAPFKIQHCEEPIARWNFMELPEIKAESPVRLMADESCCDQHDVKRLIGLKACDRINIKLGKSGGIYNALQMIRMAEDAGMEIQIGAFLESRLAMTAFAHLALCSPNIVYFDFDTALMFSEDPVEGGIVYKANGVIEVPDEPGIGAVPKAHFLK encoded by the coding sequence ATGCAACAATTGACGATCACAAACATTACTTGTTATAAATTATTTATTCCCCTAAAGGAGCCGTTCATTATTTCCCTGGGACCGCTTTATAACGCGGAAAGCGTGCTGGTAAAGATCGAAACTAATGCCGGCATTACCGGTTGGGGCGAATGCAGCCCGTTTATGACTATCAACGGCGAATCGGCAGATACAGGACTTGTTGTGAGCCGCTATTTTGAGCAGGTATTGAGGGGGAAAGATCCGCTGGATATACCGGGCCGTATTGCAGATATGGATGGGGTTATCTATGGCAACAAAAGTATTAAAAGCGCTTTTGATATGGCCTTGTATGATATCGCCGCAAAACACGCAGGACTGCCTTTATACGCTTTTTTAGGAGGGAATAAGAACAAACAAATAGTGACCGATTATACTGTAAGTGTGGGAGCGCCGTCCAAAATGGCGGCGGATGCGGCAAAAATAAAAGGGCAGGGATTTCCTGTTATTAAAGTGAAAATTGGCAAAGGCGGTGCGGAAGATGTAAAACGCATACAGGCCATACGTGAAGCGGTGGGGTATGATATTCCGTTGCGGGTGGATGCCAACCAGGGCTGGGATACAGAAGAAGCCATTGCAACATTGAAAGCGCTGGCACCGTTTAAGATACAACATTGCGAAGAGCCCATCGCCCGGTGGAACTTTATGGAGCTACCTGAAATTAAAGCAGAAAGCCCTGTTAGGTTGATGGCAGACGAAAGCTGTTGTGATCAGCATGATGTAAAACGATTGATCGGGCTGAAGGCCTGCGATCGCATCAACATCAAGTTGGGCAAAAGCGGTGGTATTTACAATGCGTTGCAGATGATCCGTATGGCCGAAGACGCCGGTATGGAAATACAGATCGGGGCCTTCCTGGAATCGCGGCTGGCCATGACGGCCTTTGCACACCTGGCCTTGTGCAGTCCGAATATCGTATATTTTGACTTTGATACCGCGCTAATGTTTAGCGAAGATCCGGTTGAAGGAGGCATCGTTTATAAGGCGAATGGGGTTATTGAAGTGCCGGACGAACCTGGAATTGGAGCGGTGCCAAAGGCACATTTCTTAAAATAA
- a CDS encoding 2-hydroxyacid dehydrogenase, with protein sequence MKVFVTRPIPETGIQLMKDAGIAVTISAKTLAQEVLITELQQYDALLSAGFVKANAHFLEACKHLKVVSLFSVGYDNVDIAAATRLGIPVGNTPGVLSRATADTAFLLMLAVSRKAFYNYHKILDGKWQEFEPIADLGIELYGKTLGVFGLGSIGFEMAKKCKAAFDMKIIYHNRNRNETAEKELGAGYVSFEELLANSDVLSAHANLSPQTKNIFNKNAFSKMKPRAIFINTGRGGLHDEADLKEALDQKTIWGAGLDVTNPEPMAPENPLLRMPNVCVLPHIGSATEETRDQMALLSARNVIAGLTGAPLPTIVNPEVYKK encoded by the coding sequence ATGAAAGTATTCGTAACACGGCCCATCCCCGAAACAGGTATCCAGTTAATGAAAGATGCCGGTATTGCGGTAACCATTTCTGCCAAAACGCTCGCTCAGGAGGTGTTAATTACCGAATTGCAGCAGTATGATGCCCTGCTAAGCGCCGGCTTTGTAAAGGCAAACGCCCATTTCCTGGAGGCCTGCAAGCACCTGAAAGTGGTTTCTCTTTTTTCAGTTGGGTATGATAATGTAGACATTGCCGCCGCAACCCGCCTGGGCATCCCGGTGGGCAATACGCCGGGTGTTTTGAGTCGTGCCACAGCAGATACCGCCTTCCTGCTGATGCTGGCGGTATCGCGCAAAGCATTTTATAATTATCATAAAATATTAGACGGGAAATGGCAGGAATTTGAACCAATTGCCGATTTAGGTATAGAATTGTATGGCAAAACATTAGGTGTTTTCGGTTTGGGCAGCATTGGCTTTGAAATGGCCAAAAAGTGTAAGGCGGCTTTTGATATGAAGATCATCTATCACAACCGGAACCGGAATGAAACGGCAGAGAAAGAATTAGGAGCCGGCTATGTTTCTTTTGAAGAGCTGCTGGCCAACAGTGATGTACTTTCGGCGCATGCCAATCTCTCGCCCCAGACAAAAAATATATTCAACAAAAACGCTTTTTCAAAAATGAAACCCCGCGCCATTTTCATAAATACCGGGCGGGGCGGTTTGCATGATGAGGCCGATCTGAAAGAAGCGCTGGATCAGAAAACGATCTGGGGGGCCGGCCTGGACGTAACCAACCCTGAACCCATGGCGCCGGAGAACCCATTATTAAGGATGCCTAATGTGTGTGTATTACCGCATATTGGTTCTGCCACCGAGGAAACGCGTGATCAAATGGCCCTCTTGTCTGCCCGCAACGTGATCGCCGGCTTAACCGGCGCGCCGCTGCCCACGATCGTAAACCCGGAAGTGTATAAAAAATAG